A single window of Penaeus chinensis breed Huanghai No. 1 chromosome 9, ASM1920278v2, whole genome shotgun sequence DNA harbors:
- the LOC125028903 gene encoding uncharacterized protein LOC125028903 — protein sequence MEDLGLNCSVCEERFSDECPPKNLGCGHSLCSKCVTEVLARDRKCPECRHFFMSSNTSDFVVNYPLLRMARILAATSLGLHADINLNTSNPASAPQPNAGECPAHGSRMFFRCMRCSVWVCRDCVVVDHPDPPRGLCRILAISDALEEMKKSHKVLVNAKVKACHKAKESLENKVCDLQAAQNQQRDTANRFRSLLVEINANLKELKSKKMEVLKKISEIDSMVEAVKQTGESVEQAATIDEYTAAIEDTDASLAALDKYIAEDTQEIPALLSMPVLSSQTLVGLLDAGTSIFATSEKEGQPRWARLTRQDDRLHLHALRDGLPRAGCFTLPYDVIRQLVPRDSPSIFMDIGWTGLVRGRVYIRMFGDTPRSNQTVYLCSGEKGPSYRGTSFYKAHKLDQPMESLRGGDFENNDGTGGRAIVDGITSGGVYYREIAAGLFVSWPAHELWHLGSFDIYLRDCPGVFDNSAHGIVTSGLDLLRLAARHKPITDTSVQDCGLIIPISSST from the exons ATGGAGGATCTCGGGTTGAACTGCAGCGTGTGCGAGGAACGTTTCAGCGACGAATGCCCGCCGAAGAACCTGGGTTGCGGACACTCCCTGTGCAGTAAATGTGTAACGGAGGTGCTCGCCAGGGACCGAAAATGCCCCGAGTGTCGCCACTTCTTCATGTCCAGCAACACTTCAGATTTCGTGGTGAACTACCCGTTGCTGAGGATGGCTCGCATCCTGGCTGCGACGAGTCTGGGGCTTCATGCCGATATTAATCTCAACACTTCGAACCCCGCCAGCGCCCCGCAGCCCAACGCCGGGGAGTGTCCGGCTCACGGTTCTCGAATGTTCTTCCGCTGCATGAGATGTTCGGTTTGGGTATGTCGCGACTGCGTGGTGGTGGACCATCCTGACCCTCCCAGAGGACTCTGCAGGATCCTGGCTATTTCGGACGCcttagaggaaatgaagaagtcTCACAAGGTTCTCGTGAACGCGAAAGTCAAGGCGTGCCACAAGGCGAAGGAGTCCTTGGAGAACAAAGTGTGCGACCTCCAGGCAGCCCAGAACCAGCAGCGGGACACGGCCAACAGATTCCGCTCACTTCTGGTCGAAATCAACGCCAACCTCAAAGAACTCAAGTCCAAGAAGATGGAGGTTCTCAAGAAGATTTCAGAGATCGACTCTATGGTAGAAGCCGTGAAGCAAACGGGGGAGAGTGTGGAACAGGCTGCCACGATAGACGAGTACACGGCAGCCATAGAGGACACGGACGCCTCTTTAGCGGCCCTTGACAAGTACATTGCCGAAGATACACAGGAAATCCCAGCTCTACTGAGTATGCCTGTGCTCAGCAGTCAG ACCCTCGTAGGACTCTTGGACGCAGGGACGAGCATCTTCGCGACCTCGGAGAAGGAAGGGCAACCCAGGTGGGCGAGGCTCACGCGGCAGGACGACCGGCTGCATCTTCACGCCCTGCGAGACGGCCTTCCGAGGGCCGGCTGCTTCACCTTGCCT TACGACGTGATTCGCCAACTTGTGCCTCGCGATTCTCCTTCGATCTTCATGGACATCGGCTGGACTGGCCTAGTGAGAGGACGCGTCTACATCCGCATGTTCGGCGACACGCCCCGCAGCAACCAGACCGTCTACCTGTGCTCTGGGGAGAAGGGCCCCTCGTACCGCGGCACGTCCTTCTATAAGGCGCACAAGCTCGACCAGCCCATGGAGAGCCTGCGCGGAGGGGACTTCGAGAACAACGACGGCACGGGCGGGCGGGCCATCGTCGACGGGATAACAAGCGGCGGCGTGTACTATCGCGAGATCGCGGCCGGTTTGTTCGTCAGCTGGCCGGCGCACGAACTATGGCACCTCGGCTCTTTCGACATATACTTAAGAGATTGCCCCGGGGTCTTTGATAACTCGGCCCATGGCATCGTCACGTCTGGCCTGGACTTGCTCCGTCTGGCCGCGAGACACAAACCCATTACAGATACGTCTGTCCAAGACTGTGGCCTTATCATACCCATTTCAAGCTCTACATAA